The nucleotide sequence TTGTCTCCCTTGTCAGGTTCAGTATCTGAAATTGATCAAACGTGTATTCAAGTTCCCACATAGAAATGATGGTTCGTAGCACTAAATAGATGAACCAATAACAAAATCGATAAGTTTAAATAGCAATAAGCTAAAAAAATTACTTGCTCAGAAGAGAATTCGATGCCTGCGTCGTAAAAGGAGTCGTAGTTTCCAATCTCAATCTGCACGAGAGAAGTTTGTGAAGGCCAGTGGCTAGCATAGTAAATAAAATGCAGTTGAACCTTGTTGCACAGGTGCCATCCAAAGTTAGGGACTGACCATTTGCGCGCCAGCCTCTACCGCAGATTGGAATGCTGAAGGATCCACAGACGATACACATATCTGCAAATATGCAATTCCCATAATGCACTTAGCATACATTAACTCTACAATTGGGTACAGGAACTACAGTTGACAATTTATGATAACTCTGATTCGTTAGCTCACCGGAAGGTTAGTAAGCTCCAGCGCAAGCTTTACCAAGTCCTGGTCACATGCTATATCAACATGGGTAGCACCTCCCTGCAATCATTAAACAAGATGACAAGCTTGTGATAATGAGTCGTCCTTTAATTATTTCTGTGATATATGCAGGACAGCAACAAGATTATTAACATAATAGCCTCATGGCATATAGCTGTTGTATATGAAAAAGTGGATCATTTTTATATCCAAAGCAATATAAATCATGGCGTTGGCCTCCTGAATACATTTGGATACAAAATAGAGGCACTTGTACTGAATTCCGCTTGTTATCATAAGTTTTTTTTCAAAGGTTCGTATAAAGTTTTCCAGCAATACTTATTATAAAAGCTATTAGTTGGAAAAGAGTATCAGAGTGGGTTGATAACAACAGTTGCTTCCTGAACACTAATAAAAACAGTTGCTTCCTGGATACTGATTTCCCTGACGTTGACTAAATCTGATGAGGATACTTTGTCGCTGCAGCTAATTAACTTGCATTGacaatgacttctccaaaacagaATTCACAATTGATGTACTGCCATGTGAAGGATACTATGTGCCGGTTCTGATTCTTCTGATCAGACAAACGACGAGGCTTAGGTACTAATCAAACGCTGCCTTCTACTTGCGGACTTCTCGATTGACAAGCTCAGCAGTGACCTAAGCTGGCAATATTATCAACTCCAGAGCACATCACCAGCAAACTCAATCATCATTATGTTATTCCATCCCAGATAAAGTTCATAGGTTAACATTTCATCCCTATGCAAGAGCTAAACTGTAAAAAAAAACAGAGCATGGAAAACGAATGCACCAGACAGCATCCACACCTTATCCGCAGCCGTGACGACGGACGCAACATTGGACCTGTCGAAGTTCTGGAGCCCCGAAATGATCTGCGGGTGCAAAAGGCCAATCACTGTCGTCAGAGCCCAGCAGCAACATTCCATCATACATACCAAAGCAATGGAATTTCTATTGCTCTACGCTTCGACCCAGAGATGACTTCTACATCTATCATCAGAGCCTATCAAAGCAATGGAAATTTATTACTGCACGGAAGGTATCAAGATGGATAGAGTGAGACCTTGAGAGCCCTGTTCTCACGGAAGGGCCTGAGCACGGCGTCCTTGGCGGCGGCGGAACCCGCCGAGGCCCGGACGGCGAACACGGCTCGCGCCGCTCCCCGGCTCGTGGCTGCCGCCGGACGGCACTTGGCCGCGGCGAAGGACGGCGCCTGGAGAAGTCCTAGGGAGCCCGGCGCTGCCATTCTTGCTGCTGAAGAGATTTTTGGGAGTGAAAGAGATAAGGAGACTGAAGCAGTGCACTGCACCGGGAAAGGCTCTAGTGTAGATATATGCTATCTTCCACGGTGCAAATGCCCGACAGACACCTGGAATTGAGCAAGAGGCCCTtggaattttgcaaggtttgcagaTTGCTCCTCGGCTGTCAGATTAGTACCACATCCCAAGCATCTGAATAGAAGATGCCATGTGCACCATCGTCTCAATTTTCGCAACGTGTGAGTTTTTTGGAGATGCAAATGTAAAACGGCAGTTTTTTTGGAGAAAACATGATAAGTAGTAACATTATTGAAACATACATCGATTAAAAGATTTCATATCCGGCTGCTTAAGAAGATGACATAGAGATCGAATTTTGTCCAGGGGAAACTAGTAATACATGACCATGAGATACATATCCGGCTGCCGCATTTTGACGAA is from Triticum aestivum cultivar Chinese Spring chromosome 1B, IWGSC CS RefSeq v2.1, whole genome shotgun sequence and encodes:
- the LOC123146186 gene encoding uncharacterized protein ycf23, with amino-acid sequence MAAPGSLGLLQAPSFAAAKCRPAAATSRGAARAVFAVRASAGSAAAKDAVLRPFRENRALKIISGLQNFDRSNVASVVTAADKGGATHVDIACDQDLVKLALELTNLPICVSSVDPSAFQSAVEAGAQMIEIGNYDSFYDAGIEFSSEQILNLTRETRKMLPDITLSVTVPHTLSLPDQMRLAELLEEEGADIIQTEGGKCSSPTKPGVLGLIEKATPTLAAAYSISRAVSIPVMCASGLSSVTAPMAVTAGAAGVGVGSAINKLNDVVAMIAEVRSIAEALGVTASRNVSEELRRVHN